In Erigeron canadensis isolate Cc75 chromosome 8, C_canadensis_v1, whole genome shotgun sequence, the DNA window GTGCAGGTGGTAGGGGTGGTTGTTGGTGGTGGTTACTGGTTGAAGGTGGTGCTTGaagttatgatttttttcttttttactttcctttcaaactcaagaatgagttttttaaatgtatttttctaaTATTTCTTCCTTTATCCAATTTTCccctttatttttcttttaataaaaacttgatAGTGAAGCGTAATTCTAATATTcttaaaaaacttattatttacACATGAAATAGCTAGATGGTCCATGTCTAGCTAGTACGTACACAGTACCAAATAGGCAAATATCCTATCAATGTCCTATATATGTAGCAAAACATCACTTATTATGAGAGCATGATCAAAATGTACAAACTaacttttcctatatataacGACGGGTCATAGCTTGCTCACCTAGGCCCGGTTTAAATTATGGGACGTTGGGATATCGATATTCATGTTGATTACCATATAATTTATGAATCGGATAATTGGTCATGTATGAATGAAAAGTCTTAATATATAGTACTAACAACAAGAACTATATATTCTCAATTTGCAGTTATACAGTTGACATGTTAATATGATTACAGtatgtttataaaaatgtatttatgtatgttttaaaGCATATGATCTTATTAGAGGCTTGTTCATCTAAATTTATTCATATAATACATAGTATCAAATAGGCAAATATTCAATCAATGTCCTATACATGTACCAAAACATCACTTATTATAACGTGCATGATCAAAATGTACAAATTAACTTTTCCAATATATAGCGACTGGTTATAGTGACTGGTCATAGCTTGATCACGTAGCCCCGGTTTAAATTATAGGATTTTGGGATATCGATATTCATGTTGATTACCATATGATTTATGAATCGGATAATTTATCTAATGATAGAACGCatttataaattcaatttttactttttgaatATTTATCAATTCcatgtttttcacttgtgagttgtgactgAATATTAAATGCGTATCTTAATAATTTATCTAATGATCTAATGAtcaatttgaattaaaaaaattgaaaataaaaaagtgaacTGTAAATTTTTAAGGGCCTAAACTACTTATTTGacacgagcatagtacccgcgcgttgtagCGGAATTTTATAACTACTTTTTTTGGATGAATATATTAGTTACAGAgtgtcaaaaatataaattataagattttgtcgattgttttaaaaccatataaaaagatcaatgttaattaaatgataATCAATCACAAATTGTTAACAAAAATAGtgaactaatataataaagcaaaaaacataccaatataatacttatatatatatactagatatttTACCCCGCGTGATGCGCGActagttaaaaaggttattttatgcattaataagtagctattctataggcttattatgttgaaattgattatgttatagttaatggttaattcctagattactctggtcatcttttgtctttATTGACATGTCGGTATCACAGTCActaaacctactatagtgattacacaccaacatttaacctaagatattttgatatcatcaacaaatcaaacgtaaatcgataatgtagcatgatatctatatattcatcaaacgaaataatatatacaaagtaaaaaaactaagcatgacaaaaatttagtcatgtaaaatacacataaatacaatacgaataagtaaaaaactaataagataaataagagaaaatcattatagtttttgctttcagttatgttgaaaagatggagaaaaaaccttatgtagtgacgggaaaaaataatcctaaacacaattaggaaataaagtattttatctccaacaatcaagaaattcattcgtaaaactcaaaataactactattatcattataaaatagacattttttgtggctagaataaccaattttggttaaggtttcgGCCAAAAAAACGaaggagaaacaacaaaattgtttagtcgtgtataacctaataatattagaaaaggtaataaaatatcatggattatgagtcatgaattatgaagtgtttataattaaaataaaaaagttaaaaaatgtcatgcaAGGTTAAtcgtgattttttatatatgtttgatttatataaatataaattatatatatatatgttttttctatatgtcatatttaaaatatatgtataattatattatattatttaatgaaaatctattagtgtgaaaaaaatatggaggtgccacgtaggataaatcctatgtggcatgtttagtgaaaattttaatttgaggtggatgactttaaaaagtcaggataaatattgttttattatgtatatagatacTAAATAGTGTTGTGTGTGAAGAAGCATtttgaaaaccataaaaatgctGAAAGAGACATTTGGGGAACAAAAATTAAGGATtaaaaaagtatagatatagatgagtTAGCGagaaatattttagaaatattaagaaaaatacttaattacttaaaataggAATTTAATATGCATTATAAAGGGGTATAGATAGAAATATTATTACGACACGCATTTAATATTCACTCACAATTGAAAAACATGGAATTGATAATAAACATTCAAGagttaaaaaatgaatttatgACTTTCAACTTTATCATTGGTAGTTATAAATGAGCCGGTTGTAAACCGGTTTGAAAGGGCAATCCAAATGTTCATTTAGTGTCCTGAATTATGTCGGCAACCTACGTTCGAATCCGTGTAACAGCAtaccatttttctttttctagtaTATATGAAAACAGATACTATACTATCTATACACTCTAGtctgtattaaaaaaaaatgcataatgAAGCTAAAGAAGTTATTTTAAGGGATTGATTGCTTCATATGAAGACGCCACTCATCAATATACGCCATTTTATCAGGATCCATGCTCGGTAGTTCACGTGGTTCAACCGTTTTCATGATATGCATAGTCCTACCAAGAAGCATCGTTGCAACCTCAACGCTAGCCTCCCTTTTCTCTATCACACTTTCATGACATTTCATCATAATCACTTTTGGTATGTTAGTGAAGCAAGCAACCATTATGTCCGAGATCATTCCATATAACTGGATAAACAATTCCCCCTCTGTAATCGGATCAATGTTGCTTCCGTAGCTGAGCAAAATTGTTTGAGAAATGCGATACATTGAGTTGGCAGCAAACAATTTCTTCTCTAGTTTTCCTTCGGTACTTGATAGGATATTTATCACCATTTCTTTTGCTTTATCAGAAAACGATTGAACAATCTCCCTTGGTGTTTTTCCATAAAAAGCACTTCTTTCAAGATTTTCGTCCAACCACTTACACTTGGCTTCCACCTCATGCCATAAGCTCGTAGCCGCCTTCTGGTTAATTACATTTTCCTCTGCACTATTAATGAGGCTTTCTTCTACGAGATGGGTGTATATAAGACCTTCACCGACACTTTTAAACAATCTGTTCGCCACgtttttttcaatatttggGAGAGAAATGGCGATACATGTCAAGGTCACGATAGGTAAGCTCCAGCTGTAAGGAAGTACAACGGGAAGCAGTGGTTGCACTTGATCTGTGTCAAAGTTTGCTACTCCTCTGAATGCAGTAGATTTATCGAGAAGTTTTATAAGATTGTTATGATTTGAATCCTTCTCAATCTTTTGAATCAAAACATCCATAGATTTTAAGATTCCTTGCAATGTGTGATCAGAAAGCCCAATCTTGTCTTCAAGTTGCAAAACGTAGATGCCAAGGTCTTCTTTATTTGTAACATCATCGGTACTTTTTGAGGCAATATTGGGTGTGCAGGGACATAACTTTTCCCTCAGTGAGTTCCAACTAAGAAAACAATGTGCTACAAATATTAGAACGGCCACAGGGATAAGCCGTAACATTTTGCATGATACAAcgataattttttgaaaaataatgagAAGGCTCATTATGATGGCTTTTGACTTATGGACAAGAGTTCGTGATCTACAACCACTTGATAGAAAAGTTATCTGACAATCTTTCCATTCACACAACTTTTTGGTCCAATACTTCTCTACTGTAAAGACCAACAAAAACTTTCTACTTGTTTTACTGGAAAATCTGAAGCTTAATATGGTAAAACATCTAAATACTGGGGTTATGCCACCCATTATGCATCCGGCAAACTGTGTTATATAGATGGCAAGCATTGACAGCTTATAATCCGATCTAAAAGCCACATATACTTCTTTGTCTGAAAATTTCAGAAATAGAGATGTATTGATGACTATTGCAATCACACATATTACGCCTGCAGCAAAAGATAGCGGATTATTAGCCATCACAAACTGAGGACTACCAGTTTTAACCATGATCCAATGTCTTCTCACATGTTGCCTAAGTTTCTCTAGAGTTGCATCCTGTGGTTCAAGATCATATAGAACCATAGTCCTAATTTCTCGATACTTCAGTTCAAGGATCTGTTTAAAGATTGGAATTGATATAGTCGAGGAAATCATGACTGTTAGTAATAAGATCATCAAGACCACATAGATGCATGCCATCTTTGCAAAATGAAAATTTACATTACTTACAGATCTAGACATTGCATTATTAATTTCATGACTGATAAGATTGGTATTAATCTGGATGCAAATATTCACAATCATGGTGATAACAAGAATTGCCAAACCTGTAACATTCGCAAGAAGTGACTTGTTACCCATTGATGCCAAAGAAGGCATTAAGTTAGCCATCATTGTACACATGAAGGCCATGCTTCCTAACTTGGTTAGTTGATCCACTGCACCCGGCATTGGACTACTTAGATCCATAGGTAGTTTCATTGCGACCGCTATCATGGTGATAGAAGCCGCATTGAGAGAGAAATATTTACATGGAAACCATATTTTTCTAGTTAGAAAACCATGTGATAAATCTGCTGCCATTGCAGCCGTGCAAAGGAATGATGCTATTGCAATGTAGATCCCGATCCACAACATAGGCTGGCTATATTGATCTCGAGCAACAATATCATCTACCTCATCACATAACTCCCTCATGAAGGCTAAACTAGGAGGCGCATTTGGAATATTACTATCGAATATATGCTTACACTCTGTAGATGAATAGTGGTATGAATTAAccattttgaaatttatttattaactcAATCAAAGTTGATGCTAATTATCCACTGGAATAGAAGTTATATTATAAGACTTGAAAATAAAAGGATATGATGATTCTAATTAAATTGCCCTGTGATATAATGAGATAAACAATTATCCCACTAATTGGTTGAGAAATCCGAAATTTCTTGTTCACTCTGGTAACGGCATGACAAAACTCTTCATTATGAAAATTGTGTACAAAGCATTACATCTCTAATtctgttttatcttttgttttaacTACCACCATAGACCAATTTGTCATAGTTTGTTGACCTTAATTACGAGCagttttttgatattttaagttTAGAATTACTTAGGCCATCCTTAAGTTGGTGTTTTAAGTGCCGTTAGcattgttttaataatttgtttGCTTTTTTAAGTTAGACCAGCTGGTCAGTATATGATCATTGCCGACTTTGCTcaatataaatgaataaatataaataatcaatcACTCCTGACTTGTTTTATTTGCCCTTTTCTCTTATTCTGTTATAAGTCTTTTATTCATTCCAAATGCAATGCAttgaaaactttaattaaactaCGTACATTGACAACTAATTAGTCAACAAATGATAATGCAGTGTAAGAAATCACAACACAATCCAAGAGCAACCTTACAGAAGAGATTCACAACACAAATAAGATACACGAATGAAAGATTGATTGATATTAATGTTTAATAGTCCAGATACAATGATAGAAATTGAAAGATAATTTATATCTAAGATATAAGATctagaaatatagatatatattttgagcAGTGATATTTTTCTGAACCCTAAATTGGGTATAAGGGTCGTTTATATACCCCTAGTTCTTTTACACTAGAGTCCCTCAATATCCTTTAATAGTCGAGTAGTCCTTGCACTTCTATGCTTCACACCTTCAGTCCCTTATCTTCAACACTTTATCCTGCTAAGTCCTTCTGAGCCTTTGACAAGTGAATTACCTCAAGTTAGATAACAATGTAATAACAAGATGATCTTGTTACACTTTTAACATCCCCCCTCAAGATCATCTTGAAAACAGATTAATAATCCCAAGTTTATTACACAGAAACTCATGTTGGCTAATACTTAGACTCTTAGTAAATAGATCTGCAATGTTAAGCTCAGATTTCACTTTGATAGTTTGTAAAATTCCTGCAGAAATTTTTTCTCTAAGAAAGTGTAAATCAATTTCAAAGTGCTTGGTCCTATCATGAAAAACAGGATTTGCAGCAATCTGAATTGCAGCATTGCTATCACAATGGAGTTCTACAGGAATTTGGACATTAACTTTCAAATCAAGTAAAAGGTTTTTTAGCCATATAATTTCACAAGTCACAGCTGCCATAGCCCTATATTCTGCTTCTCCAGAGGACTTGGAAACTGTGGGTTGTTTCTTACTTTTCCATGAAACAAGACTGTCACCAAGAAAGACAGTGTAACCAGTGACAGACTTTCTAGATACAATGCACCTTCCCCAATCAGAGTCAACATAGCCTTTGAGAATAAGTTCATTACCTTCCTTAATGTGCAAGCCATTACCTGGTGCTTTCTTTAGGTACCTCAAAACTCTCAAACAAAGATCAAAATGCTCTTGAGTTGGTGCATGCATGAATTGAGATAGACTTTGCACAGAATAGCTAATATCAGGTCTTGTAAGTGTTAGATATATTAACTTACCAATAAGCTTTTGATATACAGAGATGTTTTTTAAGGGTTTATGTTTATCAGAAACAGGCTTTAGGGTTTTGTTCATTTCCATAGGAGTCAAGGAAGGTTTACATCCAAGCATACCAAAGTCATTTAGAAGTTCCAAACAGTACTTTCTTTGAGACAAACACACACCTTCCTTGGTTTCTAATACTTCAATGCCAAGAAAGTATTTCAAATTTCCAAGGTCTTTAATTTTGAACTTGGAATTCAACATGTTTTTTACAGAGTTAATTTCCTCATTGCAATTTCCAGTCAGAAcaatatcatctacataaactAATAATGCAACAAACTTATTGTTAACTTCTCTAGTAAACAAAGAGTAGTCAGATTTGCTTTGAACAAATCCACATTCAATCAAAGCATTTGTTAGTTTAAAATTCCATTGTCTAGGAGCTTGTTTAAGCCCATacaaggacttattaagttTGCACACAAGATTAGAGTTGTTTTGGTTATAGCCATCAGGTATATCCATGTAAACATCTTCATCAAGTTCCCCATACAAGAAAGCATTGTTAACATCTAACTGGTACAAAGGCCAGTTGTTATAAACAACCACAGAAATCATACATCTAACAGTAGTTATCTTAACCACaggagaaaaggtctcatcaAAATCTATTCCAGGTTTTTGATTGAAACCCTTAGCAACAAGTCTAGCTTTATACCTTTCAATTTCACCATTAGACTTGTACTTTATTTTGTAAATCCATTTACAGCCAATAGGTTGTCTATTTTCAGGTAAAGCAACAATAGACCAAGTATTATTCCTATTTAATGCTTCCATTTCCTCATTCATGGCATTTACCCAATTTATATCCTTACATGCTTCAAAATATGATCTAGGTTCTATACTTTTATTAAGATTAGTGGAGAAGCAGAAAAGTTCAGGACTGAGATTAGCATAATTAACAACTTTGTTAAGACCATACTTGACTTTTCCATCCAATTGAAAATCAGATAGATATTCAGGAAGGTTAGAGTGTCTGTCAAATCTTCTCAGGTTAACATGTTCATTTTCAGGTGAATTGCCCTCAGAATTCTGAGTTTCATTCACAAGAGATGTTGCAGGTTCATTGTCATATGCAGTTGCCTCATTTGGACTGCCAAGAGATGGTTCAACATCTCTGGTAATCACTGTTGGACTGCCAGACATAGACAGTGATCTGCCATCATCACTTGAATGAACCATGGTACCTTCTTGTTCATCACTGGGACTTATATTAATGGTATTATCCTCACTCACAAGAtgatcaaagaaatttaactgATTAACATCAGGAAAAGAGCCTTCATTTATTTTTGTCATGACAAATGGAAAAATATTCTCATAAAATCTCACATCTCTAGAATGAGTAAAGGTTTTATCTTCTAAGTTAAACAATTTGTATCCTTTTTGAGAACTCAGGTATCCTATTAGAACACATTTCTCAGCTCTAGACCCAAACTTATCAGAGTTATTAAGAATAGTAGCAAAACACAAACACCCAAATACTTTTAAATGTTTGACAGAAGGTTTAGACCCATATATCATCTCATAAGGAGTTTTACCATTTAGAATAGAAGAAGGTGTTCTGTTAATAAGGTAAGTAGCAGTTAAAACACATTCACTCCACAAGTACAAAGGAATTCCCCCCTGAAACATAAGAGACCTAGCCACATTTAGGAGGTGTCTATGTTTCCTTTCAGCAATGCCATTTTGTTGGGGTGTATAAGGAATGGTAGTCTGATGAATAATTCCCTCATGAGTGAACAAGGCATGCAGTTTATTATTTACATATTCAGAACCATTATCAGACCTAATGACCTTAACATTGACTTGAAACTGAGTTTTTAACAGTTGAATGAAGTTAGAAATATGTTCAAAAACCTCAATTTTTGAAGTCATCATGAAGGTCCAGACAGCTCTTGTGTAATCATCCACAAGAGTTAAGAAATATTTGAACCCTTGTTTACTAGTAACCTTATAAGGTCCCCAAACATCAATGTGTATCAAATCACCCAATTGTTTAGACTTGTGTTCACTCAAAGGGAATGGTATTCTGGTCTGCTTGGCTTTATGACAAATGTCACAAGGACCAACAGATCCCCCAACAATGTTATTCTGGGTTAAGAAGACATCCAATGCAGTGTCTGCAGGATGTCCAAGTCTCATATGCCAAAGTAATTTTGATTCACAAGGTGTACTAGCAGAATTACTGTAACAACTGtgacttttgacccgttgactattTGTGCAACTTGGCTAACAATCTAGTTAGTAATATAATTTAAGTCTTTTGGGgttcatttaagtgcaatgtGTACATATAGAACAATATGTCGTGCAATTTGGGACTTGTGTGTGTGTCGAGATCATTAGTCATGCTAATCGATGCTTACAATTTGAAAACAAtcaaattaataactaaattaaatgaCTTTTGTTAATCAAGGTAGAAACTTGGGTGAATAAGCGAGCTTTAGCGAAACGTTAAGTTAAAGTACGTTTGTGAGTTCGTTTTGGCATTTAAAGGGTTAACGTTTAGCCATTTGTCAAtttagcggagcgggagcctaCCCTTTTGGAATCTAGGCCGGCTCTCCTTCCAACTCCTCCTCACCACCCATCCATTCATTCTCCCCTCTTatccttctttctttcttcttataagaacaaaacacacacaaacaaatgtccttctctctctctctaagatTCTTACACCAATATTATGGTTTCAAGTTAGATTAGTGCTAGAAAAGATCATCTATTACATCTCTTTTGCATCATATCAAGATTTGAGTCATCAAAAAGTGCAAGAACATCCTCTTTTGGGTCAAACTGGGGTTAAGCTTTTGGaagaagatttggtaagtgaaactcatcccttcttcatcattttatgtttattaacttgtttctaACTGGTTTCAAGTAAATTCGGGTAACAAATCGAGTCAAAACgcgaattagggttcttggtgGTTCAATTTAGGTCAAAAACGATTTTGGTACGAAATTGATGTAATGAAACGAATTTGCGAAGTGGGTCGAgtctaaaatatttatttatgtttgataatGTTCAAAAACAAGTTAGAAAGGTTCCTTGGTCGATTTGGAAGTCAAAATGGTGTTTGGGGATGTCAAAATCGAGTTTGGATCATGTTTTTCTGCAGACCTGCAGAAACTCGTGCCGCGAGTTTTGGTGTCTCTTGACCAGTACTTTTTCTTGTGCCACGACCTGGGGAACTCGTGCCGCGAGGTGTTGTTCAGCTCGTGTCGCTAGCCAATAAACTCGTGTCGCGAGTTTGTGTAGCTTtcttgacaagttttcaaacgtctataacttttgatccgtgagtccaatcgagtcatatggcctatcgttggaatcgtatgAGAGGCTAGTTTCTTGTGGTAACATTTATTTGGGTTGAATCTTCCTTCGATTCTAAGACATGTCGAGTCAAAGTGTTTTATTCCTACTCGGAAAGGTTGTTGAAGCGTTTGTGAGTTGTGACTTGACTTGAACTTACTTAACCAACTTGTGCAGGGTTATAGAGTTGTCTTTGATGATACTATGATATATGTTGATAGGTTGTGGACACGTGATggttgttggacatttatagctCGATATTAACGTGTCGTTTTGCTTggaaatcaaggtgagttcgtagctccctactcgtttgagattcgggctgaaaagtgtacaacctttgtgtgttaacttgtttgtttgtgcaattatgtgtttaccttgattgatgacatagttcaattgtgcatacgttttatttccttgatgatgacatgacttgattgtgcatatgtttgagtgtcttGAGTGATGATATTGTTTGATAGATGGATTTGTTGACGtgtaaatacgtggttgttatatgattattgtatgtgcatgtttggttgattattaggttaattgtgtatatatggaagacggtattaccttcgaaaggttggagatgtggcgggaaggctgcgggtgaccctatatataagcatcaaaggcctttctaaagtagtatcgtacgaagtatatacacatagtgttgtttctgggtggacattgatggtcatggtgcaattgagtacattgaggtacattacgtgcaattgagtacaatgaggtacattacgtgcaatggagtacaatgaggtacattacgtgcaattgagtacaatgaggtacattacgtgcaattgagtacattgaggtacattacgtgcaattgagtacaatgaggtacattacgtgcaattgagttcaattgagggacattgatagacatgtttggcattatagaacttgttagatacttatggatatcattattacttgttcttgtttactatgtgtattctaaataccttgcgtagttcattatgtgagtacctatgtgagggtcattgatggacattgattgattatggattgtttgagtatgattgttttatttatgattaggatagttgtacatacagggaagacgatgatacatttaatgagttgcagatgtggtgggaaggctgcgggtgaccctgtatacaaacatctaagattccttaaatgtaaagtcgtatgaaatgtatgtgtattgtgtttggttgtgtTTGATGGACAGGATGTACTTGAGACAATAGGGTGGACAATTGAGGTGCAATGTGTGCAAGTGCAATAAACGAGTACTTTATGTACTTAATGAGAATtgaatgacatgagaacaatttaGGAACATTGATGAACttgtttgacattttagaacttAATGGATACTTGTTGATGTCCATATTTAGTGTTCTCGTGCATTACATGTGTTCTAGCTTTGGTATAATTTGTGTAATGGATACGTGTTGGTCTaggttgcgctacgagccaaccCAAATTGAATAATTGTGCCTTTTAAGGACTTAttgtaagtgtgttccttgttcattatCTTTGTTCATAATGCGAATGGATTTGGATTTAGATCCTTGTCATTtgctcctacgaactcaccaacctagtgttgaccttgtttagtacacttttcaggtaaacTTGTGAATCCAAGACGTGATGATCGATTGAGGCTTGTGCTAGGACCtgggcttggacttacatggatccaggattcattCGCCCTATGTTATGCATTTTATACTTGATTATTTATGTTGGATTCACCGGATCCTTTTATGCATATTgatcatgttct includes these proteins:
- the LOC122610924 gene encoding uncharacterized protein LOC122610924, coding for MVNSYHYSSTECKHIFDSNIPNAPPSLAFMRELCDEVDDIVARDQYSQPMLWIGIYIAIASFLCTAAMAADLSHGFLTRKIWFPCKYFSLNAASITMIAVAMKLPMDLSSPMPGAVDQLTKLGSMAFMCTMMANLMPSLASMGNKSLLANVTGLAILVITMIVNICIQINTNLISHEINNAMSRSVSNVNFHFAKMACIYVVLMILLLTVMISSTISIPIFKQILELKYREIRTMVLYDLEPQDATLEKLRQHVRRHWIMVKTGSPQFVMANNPLSFAAGVICVIAIVINTSLFLKFSDKEVYVAFRSDYKLSMLAIYITQFAGCIMGGITPVFRCFTILSFRFSSKTSRKFLLVFTVEKYWTKKLCEWKDCQITFLSSGCRSRTLVHKSKAIIMSLLIIFQKIIVVSCKMLRLIPVAVLIFVAHCFLSWNSLREKLCPCTPNIASKSTDDVTNKEDLGIYVLQLEDKIGLSDHTLQGILKSMDVLIQKIEKDSNHNNLIKLLDKSTAFRGVANFDTDQVQPLLPVVLPYSWSLPIVTLTCIAISLPNIEKNVANRLFKSVGEGLIYTHLVEESLINSAEENVINQKAATSLWHEVEAKCKWLDENLERSAFYGKTPREIVQSFSDKAKEMVINILSSTEGKLEKKLFAANSMYRISQTILLSYGSNIDPITEGELFIQLYGMISDIMVACFTNIPKVIMMKCHESVIEKREASVEVATMLLGRTMHIMKTVEPRELPSMDPDKMAYIDEWRLHMKQSIP